A single genomic interval of Brevibacillus brevis harbors:
- a CDS encoding NTP transferase domain-containing protein, which translates to MKALLMAAGLGSRINEHIDGIPKCTVDIGSQSLIENTITELRRHGIEEIAMVVGYQANVITQLLRDEPIRFYHNPFYDRTNSMVSLWFAREFLQGSDCLLLNADVYFESKVLEVVLQETACPVMFADPVRRFEGDYKFGYENGLLLRHGKELSLEETTGEYVGIAKLQESFLPIFLPRLQRLIQEKQYDLWWENVLYSFLGERNVYVAQIPPGLFWAEVDTWEDYRRILQFTNQLAHR; encoded by the coding sequence ATGAAGGCACTACTCATGGCAGCAGGTCTCGGGTCACGAATTAACGAGCACATTGATGGAATTCCCAAATGTACAGTTGATATCGGAAGCCAATCACTCATTGAAAATACGATAACGGAGCTAAGGCGCCACGGAATTGAAGAGATCGCGATGGTGGTGGGCTATCAAGCTAACGTGATTACCCAGTTGCTCAGAGATGAACCTATTCGTTTTTATCACAATCCTTTTTATGATCGGACGAATAGTATGGTGTCCCTCTGGTTCGCCCGCGAGTTTTTGCAAGGAAGCGACTGCTTGCTGTTGAACGCCGACGTTTACTTTGAATCGAAGGTACTGGAAGTCGTGTTGCAAGAGACCGCGTGTCCCGTCATGTTTGCTGATCCAGTCCGTCGTTTTGAGGGGGATTATAAATTTGGCTATGAAAACGGATTGCTGCTCCGCCATGGAAAGGAGCTCTCACTGGAAGAGACAACTGGCGAATACGTTGGAATTGCCAAACTGCAAGAGAGTTTTCTGCCGATATTTTTGCCGCGCTTACAAAGGTTGATTCAGGAGAAACAGTATGATTTGTGGTGGGAAAATGTTCTCTATTCTTTTTTGGGCGAAAGGAATGTGTATGTCGCACAAATACCACCGGGATTGTTTTGGGCAGAGGTTGATACGTGGGAGGATTATCGGCGAATCCTGCAATTCACCAACCAACTGGCGCACAGGTAA
- a CDS encoding CDP-alcohol phosphatidyltransferase family protein, translating to MKDELYPSMFWDSEETRHCRVQVQKPWSREEFWSYYFTRRISIYVSLLLTRKTQISPNAITIGGIIAGLLSAAAFMYGTAASFLLGCFFCQVCYLADCVDGEVARMRNQKSKGGEWLDIGLNYALYLVSFGVIYGIMNHHAIWGPWLLYLILLTIFAEILATNGSDLVFSQGKISHETVSMRKRSKSIDALVFLFLTQTGYQLGVLVTAFLWAISGQMLFLLLWTFYHLFVGLARSMYKLKLNIKYVMPSLKEGGESDEGTTHGSRSRVTN from the coding sequence GTGAAGGATGAGCTGTATCCGTCTATGTTTTGGGATAGTGAAGAGACACGCCATTGCCGTGTGCAGGTGCAGAAGCCGTGGAGCAGAGAGGAATTTTGGTCGTACTACTTCACACGTCGCATCTCCATCTACGTGAGCTTATTGCTGACCCGCAAAACACAAATATCCCCCAACGCAATTACAATCGGGGGCATTATCGCCGGACTCCTTAGCGCAGCAGCATTTATGTACGGAACGGCGGCATCCTTTCTGCTCGGCTGCTTCTTCTGTCAGGTGTGCTACTTGGCGGATTGCGTCGATGGGGAAGTAGCTCGCATGCGCAACCAGAAGAGCAAGGGAGGAGAATGGCTGGACATCGGGCTCAACTATGCGCTCTACCTGGTGTCATTCGGTGTGATATACGGCATCATGAATCATCACGCGATATGGGGTCCGTGGCTGCTCTATTTGATTCTGCTCACGATTTTTGCAGAGATTTTGGCGACCAATGGCTCCGATCTCGTCTTTAGTCAAGGGAAAATCTCTCACGAAACAGTCTCTATGAGAAAGCGCAGCAAATCGATCGATGCTTTGGTCTTCCTTTTTCTTACCCAAACGGGCTATCAATTGGGCGTGCTTGTTACCGCATTTCTGTGGGCAATCAGCGGTCAGATGCTATTTTTGCTCCTATGGACCTTCTACCACCTGTTCGTCGGACTGGCCAGATCGATGTACAAGCTGAAGCTGAACATCAAATACGTCATGCCATCTCTGAAAGAAGGAGGGGAGTCGGATGAAGGCACTACTCATGGCAGCAGGTCTCGGGTCACGAATTAA
- a CDS encoding flippase: MHALKLAWQRQWNRLHNDRDVHEVIRGSAFTFLFRLLGFVLLYLLQFYIAREYGAESLGIYSLTITLMNIGMVLAVLGTDTAIIRFLSEFRAKGSLYQISEVFNKVVLWATLISIVLGVLLHVFSEQVSAYVFAGELPAEALRVVAWMLPFVSLARLYASAFRALHRVVISITVDIVGMRFLHLAFLFIAIPFFEPSTMLLIQLLAAAVILNAVYGMGQWYATSRGFRNSVQPTAGEPGVGLREIIAVALPMYLSASMELIMTWTDMIMLGIFTDAKTVGVYSVVIRLAMVTGFALISINTILSPKFSELYARNDMDGLKKMIAFANRLIFFTSAPLNLLVAICAVPLLTFFGEEFASESLVLVILCMGQFVNFCTGSVIPLLTMTGHQKTARNILVCSAALNIIGNACLIPLYGIIGAAIATSISLICRDLCASYWASKYFGFRTWYIPFLSEKYSVSLQETRS; this comes from the coding sequence ATGCATGCCCTCAAATTAGCTTGGCAACGACAATGGAACCGTCTGCATAACGATCGCGATGTTCACGAAGTGATTCGCGGCTCGGCCTTCACGTTTTTGTTTCGGCTCCTTGGCTTCGTACTGCTCTATCTTTTGCAGTTCTACATTGCCAGAGAGTATGGAGCCGAGAGCCTGGGCATCTATTCGCTGACGATCACCCTGATGAACATTGGAATGGTGCTGGCCGTTTTGGGGACAGATACAGCCATCATCCGCTTTCTCTCGGAGTTTCGCGCGAAAGGCTCGCTTTATCAGATTTCCGAAGTATTCAACAAAGTAGTGCTGTGGGCGACACTGATTTCGATTGTGCTTGGGGTACTTTTGCATGTGTTCTCAGAGCAGGTGTCTGCCTACGTGTTTGCAGGGGAGCTGCCAGCAGAGGCACTGCGAGTCGTCGCGTGGATGCTCCCGTTTGTGTCACTCGCAAGGCTGTATGCATCTGCATTTCGGGCACTTCATCGGGTTGTCATCTCGATCACTGTCGATATCGTCGGTATGCGTTTTCTGCACTTGGCGTTTCTTTTCATCGCCATTCCTTTTTTTGAACCCAGTACGATGCTCTTGATTCAACTGCTCGCAGCTGCTGTTATTTTGAATGCCGTCTATGGGATGGGGCAGTGGTATGCGACGAGCAGAGGTTTCCGTAACAGTGTACAGCCGACTGCGGGAGAGCCTGGTGTTGGGTTGAGGGAAATTATTGCAGTCGCACTCCCGATGTATCTCAGTGCGTCGATGGAATTGATCATGACGTGGACAGATATGATCATGCTGGGCATTTTTACGGATGCAAAAACAGTCGGAGTATACAGTGTGGTCATTCGTCTGGCAATGGTGACGGGCTTTGCACTGATTTCTATCAATACGATCCTCTCTCCGAAGTTCTCTGAGCTGTACGCACGTAATGATATGGACGGCTTGAAAAAGATGATTGCGTTTGCCAATCGGCTCATTTTCTTCACCTCTGCTCCTCTCAATCTGCTAGTGGCGATATGTGCCGTTCCATTGCTCACTTTTTTTGGCGAAGAGTTTGCGAGCGAGAGCCTCGTCCTTGTAATCCTGTGCATGGGGCAGTTTGTCAATTTTTGCACAGGCAGTGTTATCCCCTTATTGACGATGACCGGGCATCAAAAAACGGCCCGCAATATTCTTGTCTGTTCAGCTGCACTAAACATAATCGGAAACGCTTGTCTCATTCCGCTGTATGGAATTATTGGGGCCGCCATTGCTACTTCAATCAGCCTGATCTGTCGAGATCTTTGTGCTTCGTATTGGGCATCCAAATATTTTGGCTTTCGTACGTGGTATATCCCGTTTTTATCCGAAAAATATTCCGTCTCGCTCCAGGAGACGAGGTCATGA
- a CDS encoding CpsD/CapB family tyrosine-protein kinase, whose amino-acid sequence MSMRRQKPDDRYQKLIAHWEPLSPLVEGYRTLRLNIQFSMGDKLMQTILVTSPGASEGKTITAANLSLMMAKDHKKTVLLDFDLRNPRVHFTFDMPNLYGISSYFSDMCQIPDIIQPSGVSELSIITAGPIPHNPAEMLGTPRLLELMAYLRQNYDFVIVDSPPLIVSDAMVLAREMDGCVMVVDASKTKRDSAVKAVEQLKAAGANLLGVVLNNKKVGKREGYYGYGYNA is encoded by the coding sequence ATGAGTATGAGAAGGCAGAAGCCTGATGATCGTTACCAAAAGCTGATCGCCCATTGGGAGCCACTGTCACCGCTGGTAGAAGGCTACCGTACCCTTCGCTTAAACATTCAGTTTTCCATGGGCGACAAGCTGATGCAAACGATTTTAGTCACCAGTCCAGGGGCTTCTGAGGGAAAAACGATCACCGCTGCCAATCTGTCCTTAATGATGGCAAAGGATCACAAAAAAACGGTGCTACTTGATTTTGACTTGCGCAATCCGCGCGTACATTTCACCTTTGATATGCCGAATCTGTACGGGATCAGTTCTTACTTTTCGGATATGTGCCAGATTCCCGATATCATCCAACCATCTGGCGTATCAGAGCTGTCGATCATTACGGCAGGGCCAATCCCGCATAATCCAGCGGAAATGCTCGGGACGCCACGGCTCTTGGAATTGATGGCATACCTGCGCCAGAACTATGACTTTGTGATTGTTGACAGCCCGCCATTAATCGTAAGCGATGCAATGGTGCTGGCGAGGGAAATGGACGGCTGTGTCATGGTGGTGGATGCAAGCAAGACGAAGCGGGATTCTGCCGTCAAGGCGGTAGAGCAGTTAAAAGCGGCAGGCGCCAATCTGCTCGGTGTTGTTCTCAACAACAAAAAGGTAGGGAAGAGAGAAGGCTACTACGGATATGGGTACAACGCATAG
- a CDS encoding YveK family protein, whose translation MNEELNFREILLMLLKRWKLILLITSLCTIGTALVSFYLLTPIYQAKTEILVNRSLDSTVESMLSVAEIDSNLKLIETYRVIIESPRVMERVLEVIGAGATMEDLLLQTKVEPVKDSQVISITVEDPDQGRAVLIANTIATTFQGEVVKMLSMNNVHILAEARNNPAAIPVSPKPILNSVIAFVLGLATSMVVVFLLVQMDTRLQSEKEVEEYLGLPVLATIAVIDKKTRKAFRQPKVEEVRNEYEKAEA comes from the coding sequence ATGAATGAGGAGCTTAATTTTCGTGAAATACTCCTGATGTTGTTGAAGCGATGGAAGCTGATCCTTTTGATTACCTCTTTGTGCACCATCGGAACAGCGCTCGTGAGCTTCTATTTACTGACACCGATTTATCAGGCTAAGACGGAAATATTAGTGAATCGCTCGCTGGATTCAACCGTAGAGAGCATGCTATCTGTCGCGGAAATTGATTCCAATCTGAAATTAATTGAGACCTATCGCGTGATTATTGAAAGTCCGCGGGTAATGGAACGCGTGCTCGAAGTGATCGGGGCCGGCGCTACGATGGAGGATCTGCTGCTTCAGACGAAGGTGGAGCCAGTCAAGGACTCGCAGGTCATTTCCATTACGGTAGAAGACCCGGATCAGGGCAGAGCTGTGCTCATTGCCAATACAATCGCGACGACCTTTCAGGGAGAAGTCGTCAAAATGCTTAGCATGAACAACGTGCATATTTTGGCGGAAGCCCGAAACAATCCGGCGGCCATTCCAGTAAGCCCAAAACCGATCCTCAATTCGGTGATCGCCTTTGTCCTCGGGTTGGCAACGTCTATGGTCGTCGTCTTCTTGCTTGTACAGATGGATACCCGACTTCAATCGGAAAAAGAAGTGGAGGAGTATTTAGGCTTACCTGTACTGGCAACCATTGCGGTGATTGACAAAAAAACGCGGAAGGCATTTCGCCAGCCCAAGGTGGAGGAAGTGAGGAATGAGTATGAGAAGGCAGAAGCCTGA
- a CDS encoding LCP family protein: protein MSVSQWKEKIATIKWKRLFVWGGLICLISLSGYGVYVYLSLKETASKMYLPIRTQKSVEVPVATEPASVRQSPTVNSPEETTPPAAEVEHSAILPKEPITLLLLGVDERENDKGRSDVILVLSVNPKTKSALLISIPRDTRTAMAHKGTQDKINHAYAFGGVQQAVDTVEQFLQFPIDYVVTANMEGFAGVIDALGGVEVNNKLAFTYADYTFPVGPIQLDGKQALVYARMRYEDPRGDLGRNERQQEIIKALLDKGVTLASPTRLNDVLTTMGKYVKTNMTFDVMKQLALSYSTAVTSVETIRLEGKGQMINGIYYYIVSPQERERLTESLSTFQKQIEPPVQLPKEGSDSIAGQRGKQDE, encoded by the coding sequence ATGAGCGTCAGCCAATGGAAGGAAAAGATCGCCACGATAAAGTGGAAGCGGCTGTTTGTATGGGGAGGGTTGATTTGTCTCATCAGTTTGAGTGGTTATGGTGTGTACGTCTATCTGTCGTTAAAAGAAACGGCAAGCAAAATGTACCTCCCTATCCGCACACAGAAATCTGTCGAGGTACCTGTAGCAACTGAACCAGCATCAGTGAGGCAATCGCCGACCGTGAATTCCCCAGAAGAAACTACACCACCTGCGGCTGAAGTGGAGCACTCCGCTATCTTGCCCAAAGAACCAATCACCCTGCTGCTTCTTGGCGTTGATGAACGAGAGAATGACAAGGGGCGCTCTGATGTGATCCTCGTACTCTCCGTCAACCCGAAAACGAAATCGGCGTTGCTCATCAGCATACCACGTGATACGCGAACCGCTATGGCTCACAAAGGTACCCAAGATAAGATCAATCACGCCTATGCATTCGGCGGCGTGCAGCAGGCAGTAGACACCGTGGAACAGTTTCTTCAATTTCCCATTGATTACGTGGTGACTGCGAATATGGAAGGATTCGCAGGTGTGATCGATGCACTGGGTGGAGTGGAGGTCAACAACAAGCTAGCCTTTACTTATGCCGATTACACCTTTCCGGTCGGTCCCATCCAGTTAGACGGGAAGCAAGCCTTGGTCTACGCTCGCATGCGCTACGAAGATCCGAGAGGCGACCTCGGTCGCAACGAAAGACAGCAAGAAATCATCAAGGCATTGCTGGATAAAGGTGTAACCCTTGCATCGCCTACTCGATTGAATGATGTGCTTACGACGATGGGGAAATACGTGAAAACGAACATGACCTTTGATGTGATGAAGCAGCTTGCCCTAAGCTACAGCACGGCAGTTACCTCCGTCGAGACGATTCGTTTGGAAGGAAAGGGTCAAATGATCAATGGAATCTACTACTATATCGTCAGCCCGCAAGAGCGTGAGAGGTTGACTGAGAGTCTTTCAACTTTTCAAAAACAAATCGAACCTCCCGTACAACTGCCGAAAGAAGGAAGTGACAGCATAGCGGGGCAAAGGGGGAAGCAGGATGAATGA
- a CDS encoding polysaccharide biosynthesis protein → MSYRKRRFWLSLSDAGIISLAVWLACLVRFDFSFTEISEYQPMYLMMGHVLFVVTGMHFAQLYRPVYRYVSVRELVSIISATSISILALYLVLKMTYLLGWSIRFPTSLFLMTLAFVLLGITGSRFVWKWWYEEREKRTQDRRRTLIIGAGSAGVLVAREMKTSPLSELRPVAFIDDESSKQNLRVYGLPVVGNRADIARVVQRLSISDIVIAMPSASRQTIKEIFDICKTTRASVKILPHVADIISGKITMNMIRDVALEDLLGREPVQLNLEEITGYLRQQVVLVTGAGGSIGSELCRQIARFGPRKLLLLGNEENGIFEMSLELSRLCPEQETVSLIADIRDRKRIASIMHEYRPAVVFHAAAHKHVPLMENNPCEALKNNILGTKNVAECALETSVSHFILISTDKAVNPTSVMGATKRIAELLIQGYNHFGLTRFAAVRFGNVLGSRGSVVPVFLNQIRAGGPITITHPDMERFFMTIPEAAQLVIQAGALAQGGEIFILDMGKPVKIVDMALDLIRLAGLEPGKDIPVVFTGIRSGEKLYEEILTAEEGLSSTCHNRIFIGKPLDFSWNELLAGIARLEQIADKGATLEDKQSIIEILQGIVPGYHSTSYVKEESTPVPYQVAIG, encoded by the coding sequence ATGAGCTACCGGAAGAGAAGATTCTGGTTAAGCTTATCGGACGCAGGAATTATCAGCTTGGCTGTCTGGTTGGCCTGCCTGGTTCGATTTGATTTTTCTTTCACAGAGATAAGCGAATATCAACCTATGTATTTGATGATGGGCCACGTACTGTTCGTCGTGACAGGCATGCACTTTGCTCAACTTTATCGACCTGTATACCGCTATGTCAGTGTTCGTGAACTGGTCTCGATTATTTCAGCCACGAGCATTTCCATCTTGGCTCTCTACCTCGTACTGAAAATGACGTACCTGCTTGGTTGGTCCATCCGATTTCCCACCTCACTTTTTCTCATGACGCTAGCCTTTGTTTTGCTCGGGATCACAGGCTCTCGGTTTGTATGGAAGTGGTGGTATGAAGAGCGAGAGAAAAGAACGCAGGATCGCAGGCGCACATTAATTATCGGGGCAGGTAGCGCAGGTGTGCTCGTAGCCAGAGAGATGAAAACCTCGCCTTTGTCGGAGCTGCGTCCCGTTGCCTTTATCGATGATGAGTCCAGCAAACAAAATCTGCGTGTGTACGGCCTGCCCGTTGTGGGGAATCGGGCTGACATCGCCCGCGTGGTGCAACGACTTTCCATATCAGACATCGTAATTGCCATGCCATCGGCTTCCCGGCAGACGATTAAGGAGATTTTCGACATTTGCAAAACGACGAGAGCGAGCGTCAAAATTTTGCCGCATGTAGCAGACATCATTAGTGGAAAAATCACGATGAACATGATTCGGGATGTAGCGTTGGAGGATTTATTGGGGAGGGAGCCTGTTCAGCTAAATCTGGAAGAGATTACGGGGTACTTGCGGCAGCAAGTTGTACTTGTGACAGGAGCGGGCGGCTCGATTGGGTCCGAGCTTTGCAGACAAATAGCTAGATTTGGCCCAAGGAAACTTCTTCTCTTGGGGAACGAAGAGAACGGCATTTTTGAAATGAGCCTGGAGCTCTCGCGTTTGTGTCCTGAGCAGGAGACGGTCAGCCTGATTGCGGATATACGTGACAGAAAAAGAATTGCATCGATTATGCATGAGTATCGTCCCGCCGTTGTTTTTCATGCGGCAGCTCACAAGCATGTACCGTTAATGGAGAACAACCCGTGTGAGGCTTTGAAGAATAACATTCTGGGTACGAAAAACGTTGCGGAATGCGCGCTGGAAACTAGCGTCTCTCATTTCATCCTGATCTCGACGGACAAGGCAGTGAATCCAACCAGTGTGATGGGTGCTACGAAAAGGATCGCTGAGCTTCTAATCCAGGGCTATAACCATTTCGGACTTACCCGGTTTGCGGCTGTTCGTTTTGGAAATGTCCTGGGGAGCAGGGGGAGTGTCGTTCCCGTTTTTCTCAATCAAATCCGGGCAGGTGGACCGATTACCATTACACATCCAGATATGGAGAGATTCTTTATGACCATTCCTGAGGCGGCCCAGCTCGTCATCCAGGCGGGAGCACTCGCTCAGGGAGGGGAGATATTCATCCTCGATATGGGGAAACCGGTCAAAATTGTCGATATGGCCCTCGACCTGATTCGCTTGGCAGGCTTGGAGCCCGGGAAGGATATTCCGGTTGTATTCACGGGAATTCGTTCGGGGGAGAAGTTGTACGAAGAAATTTTAACGGCGGAAGAAGGCTTGTCGTCTACTTGCCATAATCGGATCTTCATTGGGAAGCCGCTCGATTTTTCCTGGAATGAACTCTTGGCAGGGATCGCCCGATTGGAGCAAATTGCAGACAAGGGAGCGACGCTGGAGGACAAACAATCCATCATCGAGATTTTGCAAGGGATCGTTCCAGGCTATCATTCCACTTCTTACGTGAAGGAAGAGTCTACGCCAGTCCCTTATCAAGTGGCGATCGGATGA
- a CDS encoding nucleotide sugar dehydrogenase, which produces MRNKVGVVGLGYVGLPVAIAFGQVLPVVGFDIDESRIRSLEGGMDETGEMSTDELKRANITYTDDPASLAACDFIIITVPTPVDSAKRPDMRALILASESVGQHLASGTIVVYESTVYPGATEEICIPVLEQASGKLAGTDFFVGYSPERINPGDQERRLSQIVKVVSGQDRQTCETIAEMYGLIVEAGIHKAPSIQVAEAAKVIENTQRDINIALINELSIIFDRLGISTADVLEAARTKWNFLPFSPGLVGGHCIGVDPYYLTYKAESVGYHPQVILAGRRINDGMGKFVATSLVKQMIWQNIAIQGSRITIMGITFKENVSDIRNSRVIDIIQELKEFGVEVQVTDELACPERTREEYGIQLREWEDLQPAHGIVLAVPHEQYLHLGWEELAGLLYQGQGVIADVKSVLNRETCPAEISLWRL; this is translated from the coding sequence ATGCGTAATAAAGTGGGAGTAGTAGGTCTTGGGTATGTAGGACTGCCTGTCGCGATTGCTTTTGGGCAAGTGCTTCCAGTAGTTGGTTTTGACATAGACGAAAGTCGCATACGCAGTCTGGAGGGCGGAATGGATGAAACGGGAGAGATGTCGACGGATGAGCTAAAGCGAGCCAACATCACGTATACAGATGACCCCGCAAGTCTCGCAGCGTGCGATTTTATCATCATCACGGTACCCACTCCTGTCGATTCTGCGAAACGGCCCGATATGCGGGCACTCATTCTCGCTTCTGAAAGCGTTGGGCAACATCTCGCTTCAGGAACCATCGTCGTCTATGAATCGACAGTCTATCCAGGGGCAACAGAAGAGATTTGTATTCCTGTATTGGAACAAGCGTCTGGAAAGCTGGCGGGGACTGATTTTTTCGTCGGCTACTCACCTGAACGAATTAATCCGGGGGATCAGGAACGGAGATTGTCCCAGATCGTCAAGGTCGTTTCAGGGCAAGATCGCCAGACATGTGAAACGATTGCCGAGATGTACGGGTTGATAGTAGAGGCAGGTATTCACAAAGCTCCCTCGATTCAGGTGGCAGAGGCAGCCAAGGTGATTGAGAACACGCAACGCGACATCAATATCGCCTTGATCAATGAGCTTTCGATTATTTTTGACCGCTTGGGCATTTCTACGGCAGATGTGCTCGAGGCCGCTCGAACAAAATGGAACTTCCTTCCGTTCTCTCCAGGACTCGTCGGTGGTCATTGCATTGGCGTCGATCCGTACTATTTGACATACAAGGCGGAGAGTGTTGGTTATCATCCGCAGGTCATACTGGCTGGACGACGGATCAATGACGGTATGGGCAAGTTCGTCGCGACCTCACTCGTGAAGCAAATGATCTGGCAAAATATTGCGATTCAAGGCTCGCGAATTACGATCATGGGCATCACCTTTAAAGAAAACGTGTCGGACATTCGCAATAGTCGGGTCATCGACATTATTCAGGAACTGAAGGAGTTCGGGGTAGAGGTCCAAGTGACAGATGAATTGGCTTGTCCAGAGCGAACGAGAGAGGAATACGGGATTCAATTGCGAGAGTGGGAAGACCTGCAGCCTGCCCACGGAATCGTATTGGCCGTCCCTCATGAGCAATATCTGCACCTGGGATGGGAGGAGCTTGCAGGGCTCTTGTATCAGGGGCAAGGTGTCATCGCAGACGTGAAAAGCGTGCTAAACCGCGAAACATGCCCGGCAGAAATTAGTCTGTGGCGTTTATGA
- a CDS encoding NAD-dependent epimerase — MSILVTGSAGFIGFHVTRRLLEQGQTVWGVDNCNEYYDPVLKSKRLEILQAYPTFRFIKADIADQSKMDELFREMKPEIVIHLAAQAGVRYSLENPHAYTTSNITGFLHILEGCRRSRVKHLLYASSSSVYGGNTKLPFAEYDPVDEPVSLYAATKKANELMAYTYSHLYGLPATGLRFFTVYGPWGRPDMALYTFTKAILSGEPVRIFNYGNMTRDFTYVDDIVEGMLRLMNRIPQREGDKAPHEVFNIGNHQPIDLLTFLSILEEKLGKKAIRDYLPIQPGDVPATYASVEALFEATGFRPKTPVDVGIARFVDWYVSYYGVAHA, encoded by the coding sequence ATGTCGATTTTGGTGACAGGATCAGCTGGTTTTATCGGTTTTCATGTTACACGACGGCTTTTGGAACAAGGACAGACGGTGTGGGGGGTAGATAATTGCAATGAGTATTACGACCCGGTCTTGAAGAGCAAACGACTGGAAATCCTCCAAGCGTATCCAACCTTTCGTTTTATCAAAGCGGATATTGCAGATCAGAGCAAAATGGACGAGTTGTTCCGAGAAATGAAGCCGGAGATTGTCATTCACTTGGCCGCTCAAGCGGGTGTCAGGTACAGTCTGGAAAATCCTCATGCCTATACGACTTCCAATATCACCGGGTTTCTACACATTTTGGAAGGGTGCCGACGGTCGAGAGTCAAGCATTTGCTCTACGCATCCTCAAGCTCCGTCTACGGAGGGAATACCAAGCTACCATTTGCGGAGTACGATCCCGTAGATGAGCCGGTCAGCTTGTACGCAGCAACGAAAAAAGCCAATGAACTGATGGCCTATACCTATAGTCATTTATACGGCTTGCCTGCAACGGGACTTCGCTTCTTTACGGTATATGGGCCTTGGGGCCGACCCGATATGGCGCTCTATACGTTTACCAAGGCGATTTTGTCGGGAGAGCCTGTCCGCATTTTCAACTACGGCAACATGACAAGGGACTTTACGTATGTGGACGATATCGTCGAAGGGATGCTGCGACTGATGAATCGAATTCCCCAAAGGGAGGGGGACAAGGCGCCGCATGAGGTGTTCAACATCGGGAATCACCAGCCGATCGATTTACTTACGTTTCTCTCGATTCTGGAAGAGAAGCTGGGTAAAAAGGCTATTCGCGACTATTTGCCCATCCAGCCGGGGGATGTTCCTGCTACCTATGCGTCAGTGGAAGCTCTGTTTGAGGCGACAGGCTTTCGGCCGAAAACACCAGTCGATGTGGGGATAGCTCGCTTTGTAGACTGGTACGTCAGCTATTATGGTGTCGCTCATGCGTAA